Proteins encoded by one window of Aphis gossypii isolate Hap1 chromosome X, ASM2018417v2, whole genome shotgun sequence:
- the LOC114127723 gene encoding uncharacterized protein LOC114127723 produces MGVKLFAICVTTILCVGYVAGEYCYNDVVGACSPVGGEVQNCNSRYGAFKGDELLTNVQTYANTHILRSFQFLLMSSHFGNFEKNRGGFEKLYKKLSDNTWEKAIDLVKFIGKRGGHMNFRARKDEKNEKQIDFEMYELGSMARALDMQKGLAEEAHFIHAEVTRRKEHDPEVASYLENNFVHEHSEIIRKLSGHTNDLKQLIANQPDPSLSLYLFDEYLQKSL; encoded by the exons ATGGGTGTTAAATTGTTTGCAATTTGTGTGACAACTATCCTTTGTGTAGGATATGTTGCTGgtgaatattgttataatgatgTTGTTGGTGCATGCAGCCCAGTTG GAGGAGAAGTCCAAAACTGTAATTCAAGATATGGGGCTTTCAAAGGTGATGAATTATTGACAAATGTACAAACCTATGCCAACACACATATTTTGcgtagttttcaatttttactaatg TCTTCtcattttggtaattttgaaaaaaaccgTGGTGGTTTCGAAAagctttataaaaaattgtctgaCAATACATGGGAAAAAGCAATTGATCTTGTGAAGTTTATTGGTAAACGTGGAGGTCACATGAACTTCCGTGCACGTAAAGACGAAAAGAacgaaaaa caaattgattttgaaatgtatGAACTGGGAAGTATGGCAAGAGCTTTGGACATGCAAAAAGGTTTGGCTGAAGAAGCACATTTCATTCATGCTGAAGTTACACGTAGAAAGGAACATGATCCtgag gtTGCATCTTATTTGGAGAATAACTTCGTTCATGAACATTCTGAAATCATAAGAAAATTATCTGGTCATACCAACGATTTGAAGCAATTGATTGCCAACCAACCCGATCCAAGCTTGTCCCTTTATCTCTTTGATGAATACTtgcaaaaatcattataa